From one Plasmodium chabaudi chabaudi strain AS genome assembly, chromosome: 4 genomic stretch:
- a CDS encoding calcium-dependent protein kinase 3, putative, whose translation MNQLCVERTPNIPSSYIKSKPKKPIERLKKKKGSNKSIKSQYKFEGSKIANKNNELKDIKSKDPKYYESHFNKSTKNKDILLKSKRSDNFKFSRRGFILSFTGNLEDFYNLSEDPLGKGTYGCVYKATDKLLKIQRAVKVVSKKKLKNIPRFRQEIDIMKNLDHPNVIKLLETFEDEEQIYLIMDLCTGGELFDKIIKKGSFVEMYASFIMKQIFSVLNYLHIRNICHRDIKPENFLFYDKSTESLIKIIDFGLAAYFNDIDYEMKTKAGTPYYVAPQVLTGCYDYKCDLWSAGVLFYIILCGYPPFYGESDHEILSMVKKGKYNFKGKEWNNISEEAKDLIKRCLTIDSGKRISASEALKHPWFKKKKGSFNLDVKMDIHVLENFKNYALLLKLQKLAMTIIAQQSNDYDLQQLKAVFLYLDEDGKGNITKNQLKKGLENSGLKLPQNFDVLLDQIDSDGSGRIDYTEFLAAALDRKHLSKKLIYCAFRVFDVDNDGEITTAELAHILYNGNKKGSITQKDVNQVKKMIQEVDKNNDGKIDFYEFCEMMRLKY comes from the exons atgaatcaaTTGTGTGTAGAACGAACCCCAAACATACCTTCTTCTTATATAAAGAGCAAACCAAAGAAACCTATAGAAAGActcaaaaagaaaaagggTTCCAACAAATCGATAAAAAGtcaatataaatttgaagGAAGCAAAATAGCAAATAAGAACAACGAACTAAAGGATATAAAATCAAAAGACCccaaatattatgaaagccattttaataaaagtacaaaaaataaagacatCCTTTTAAAATCGAAAAGAAGTGACAATTTTAAGTTTTCTAGAAGAGGATTTATTTTAAGTTTTACTGGAAATTTAGAAgacttttataatttatcagAAGACCCACTAGGAAAGGGAACTTATGGTTGTGTATATAAAGCAACGGATAAactattaaaaattcaaagAGCTGTTAAAGTtgtatcaaaaaaaaaattaaaaaatataccaaGATTTAGGCAAGAAATtgatataatgaaaaatttagaTCATCCTAATGTTATAAAGTTATTAGAAACATTTGAAGATGAAgaacaaatttatttaataatggaCTTATGTACAGGAGGAgaattatttgataaaataataaaaaaaggttCTTTTGTAGAAATGTATGCCTCTTTTATAATGAAGCAAATATTTTCTGTACTAaattatttgcatattAGAAACATATGTCATAGAGATATAAAGcctgaaaattttttattttatgacaAATCCACAGAATCtttaattaaaatcatTGACTTTGGTTTAGctgcatattttaatgaCATCGATTACGAGATGAAAACAAAAGCTGGAACTCCTTATTATGTTGCTCCTCAAGTTTTAACGGGTTGTTATGATTATAAATGTGATTTATGGTCAGCAGGTgtgttattttatattatcctTTGTGGCTACCCCCCTTTTTATGGAGAAAGTGACCACGAGATATTGAGCATG GTGAAAAAGGggaaatacaattttaaggGAAAAGAATGGAATAATATCTCAGAAGAGGCTAAAGATTTAATCAAGCGATGTCTTACTATCGACTCAGGAAAAAGGATAAGTGCCAGTGAAGCTTTAAAGCATCCAtggtttaaaaaaaaaaaaggatcGTTTAATTTAGATgtaaaaatggatatacATGTGttagaaaattttaaaaattatgctCTATTATTAAAACTTCAAAAATTAGCTATGACAATAATAGCACAACAAAGTAATGATTACGATTTGCAACAACTAAAAGcagtatttttatatttagatGAAGATggaaaaggaaatataacaaaaaatcaATTGAAAAAAGGTTTGGAGAATAGTGGGTTGAAGCTTCCTCAAAATTTTGATGTCTTACTTGATCAAATAGATAGTGATGGTAGTGGAAGAATAGATTATACTGAATTTTTAGCAGCAGCATTAGACAGAAAGCATTTATCAAAG aaACTGATATATTGCGCCTTTAGAGTATTCGATGTAGACAATGATGGGGAAATTACAACAGCCGAATTAGCACAT ATACTTTATAATGGGAACAAGAAAGGAAGCATAACTCAAAAAGATGTTAAccaagttaaaaaaatgattcaAGAGGTTGACAAGAACAACGATGGAAAG ATCGATTTTTACGAGTTTTGCGAAATGATGAGACTAAAGTACTGA
- a CDS encoding 50S ribosomal protein L9, apicoplast, putative — protein sequence MRCHFLLIIFLYILYLRELTEGYVTYNIVKSNSTLYAVKKKKKKASKYIDITVSSDNEIGTKGEIKRVKLSHAFNYIIPQKLGYRSTINELVDKEKNENTLRYIDEITKSFIWDYKRKLNDLIIPFEFKKNQNILITQDNLLDYLLRRGIIRENDDMYQKIKSKKIKFSDFGTYPIKYTFLDNISINITVQIIESK from the exons atgcgttgtcattttttacttattatatttttatatatattatatttgagAGAACTCACCGAGGGATATGTTACATATAACATAGTGAAATCAAACTCTACATTATATgcagtgaaaaaaaaaaaaaaaaaagcatcCAAGTACATTGATATTACCGTGAGCAGCGATAATGAAATAGGAACAAAAG GCGAAATAAAAAGAGTCAAATTATCCCATgcttttaattatattataccCCAAAAACTAGGGTATAGGAGTACCATTAATGAATTAGTGgacaaagaaaaaaatgaaaacacCCTTAGATATATAGATGAGATAACCAAAAGTTTTATATGGGACTATAAAAGGAAATTAAACGATTTAATTATTCCTTTTGAGTTTAAGAAAAACCAAAATATTCTCATTACCCAGGATAATTTATTAGATTAT CTTCTTCGGAGAGGAATTATTAGAGAAAATGACGATAtgtatcaaaaaataaaaagtaaaaaaataaaattttcagaTTTTGGTACCTATcctataaaatatacatttctGGATAATATTAGCATAAATATTACAGTACAAATAATTGAAAGCAAGTAg